A stretch of the Saprospiraceae bacterium genome encodes the following:
- a CDS encoding helix-turn-helix transcriptional regulator: protein MSSPPNYLKVYRKRSGLIQEDIAFILDLPDYSNISRYEKGQRTPSIELLLLYHHLFNVPIESFFEQESQIIKLKLIQRIIKLVPELKKEQITLKSTQRIKFLEETIKRLTR from the coding sequence ATGTCCTCACCACCAAATTATTTAAAAGTTTATAGAAAAAGATCAGGTTTAATCCAGGAAGATATCGCTTTCATATTGGATCTACCAGATTACTCTAACATATCCAGATATGAGAAAGGACAAAGAACACCTAGTATTGAACTTTTACTTTTATATCATCACCTGTTTAATGTCCCGATTGAATCCTTCTTCGAGCAGGAATCTCAGATTATTAAATTAAAACTTATACAGAGGATAATCAAACTGGTACCTGAATTAAAAAAAGAGCAAATAACATTAAAGAGCACCCAAAGAATTAAATTCCTTGAAGAAACTATTAAAAGATTAACAAGATAA
- a CDS encoding DUF4268 domain-containing protein, translated as MSLGKLKKVELREGWKHEAMDFTKWLAQEENLLLLSNEIGFDIKLIQTEAKVGSFNVDILGEEENTGHKIIIENQLEITNHDHLGKIITYASGYDARIIIWVVKDVREEHRRAIDWLNENTNEEIGFYLLKIELWQIADSPLAPKFEIISKPNDWAKAVKNSVESTELTDTKIKQLQFWDAFKSYAQQTNTTLRFQKSYPQHWTHISIGSSDCHISLTINSRENLFGVELYIPDNKDLYSKLSGVKSQIEAELSEKLEWMELPEKKASRIKVSYTGYFEQEKNWETYFSWLLGVAEKFKLVFPKYF; from the coding sequence ATGAGTCTAGGTAAACTTAAAAAGGTTGAATTAAGAGAAGGATGGAAACATGAAGCTATGGATTTCACCAAATGGTTAGCTCAAGAAGAAAACCTTTTATTATTGAGCAATGAGATTGGATTTGACATCAAGCTAATACAAACCGAAGCGAAAGTCGGTAGTTTTAATGTTGATATTCTTGGTGAAGAAGAAAATACTGGACATAAAATAATCATAGAAAATCAATTAGAAATAACAAACCACGATCATTTGGGTAAAATTATTACTTATGCTTCCGGTTATGATGCCCGAATTATTATTTGGGTTGTAAAAGATGTAAGAGAAGAACACCGACGTGCAATTGATTGGCTTAATGAAAATACGAATGAAGAGATTGGTTTTTATTTATTAAAAATTGAGTTGTGGCAAATTGCAGATTCACCACTCGCACCTAAGTTTGAGATTATCTCTAAGCCAAATGATTGGGCAAAAGCAGTAAAAAATTCTGTGGAAAGTACCGAGCTTACTGATACAAAGATTAAACAATTGCAATTCTGGGATGCATTTAAAAGCTATGCCCAACAAACAAACACAACTCTTCGTTTCCAAAAGAGCTATCCTCAACATTGGACTCACATCAGCATTGGAAGTAGTGATTGTCATATTTCACTTACAATAAATTCAAGGGAGAATCTATTTGGGGTTGAATTATATATTCCTGATAATAAAGACTTATATTCAAAGTTAAGTGGTGTAAAAAGCCAGATAGAAGCTGAGCTTAGTGAAAAGCTAGAGTGGATGGAACTTCCCGAAAAAAAGGCGAGCCGTATTAAAGTATCATATACCGGATATTTCGAACAAGAGAAAAATTGGGAAACCTACTTTTCATGGCTTCTGGGTGTTGCTGAGAAATTCAAATTAGTTTTTCCTAAATATTTTTAA
- a CDS encoding recombinase family protein, translating to MKTTEIEKPYKNHYLSYNRKSTDDVDNQKNSLAYQVSEAIPFAKTNHLSIASVDIDNFCKGGIIRESHTGFKEDEDFEIDASGNVTYKIERPKFLRLIKYLKEGYFKGVIFLCWDRASRNKNDDSVLRKLMKQGVDIRFVQAQYDSDSSAGELHMDVDSMFAQHYSRVISEKVSNQNKKLRQEGICTYRAPVGYLNVGKAEHKPIDPIKAPVIKAMFEKYSEGTWSLHDLTEWAKEQGLTMSPSRRRRTSSEMLSDEEIKLEPICRIPTYQQIHRILSNPFYIGMINDKDSDNGLRLSNSHQPIVSRELFNRVQSILAKKRVSVHYTEKLKLPYRGMIRCGSCQRIYTPYVQKGITYYGARCEKNCLNPNKSINAKFIEGKVGELMSKLYYSEQELEEIDKLLKTDLKILESKRQKSLEQTERQKSKVREDLAYLRENRLPLLKSTVYTPESFIQEESKLMERLQNLHNEENASDIAIDEVVKDLVILSELLKDAYLYYYYALPFEKEELMQKVFSELNLFDDTLTYKAKNGFKLLERSEHTLCGSSVWVSELIMLHSLVKISITELRGFAI from the coding sequence ATGAAAACAACGGAAATCGAAAAACCATATAAAAATCACTACTTGAGCTACAATCGTAAAAGTACGGATGATGTTGATAATCAAAAAAATTCTTTAGCATACCAAGTAAGTGAAGCAATTCCATTTGCTAAGACAAATCATCTTTCAATAGCTTCTGTGGATATTGATAACTTTTGCAAGGGCGGTATCATAAGAGAGAGCCATACTGGATTTAAAGAGGATGAGGATTTTGAAATTGATGCGTCTGGAAATGTCACATATAAGATTGAAAGACCAAAATTCTTGAGATTGATAAAATACTTGAAGGAAGGATATTTTAAAGGAGTTATTTTCCTGTGTTGGGATAGAGCAAGTCGGAATAAAAATGATGATAGTGTTTTGCGTAAATTAATGAAACAAGGAGTTGATATTCGATTTGTGCAAGCTCAATATGATTCTGATAGCAGTGCCGGAGAGCTTCACATGGATGTGGATTCAATGTTTGCTCAGCATTATTCCAGAGTAATAAGTGAGAAAGTTTCAAATCAAAATAAAAAGCTCCGTCAAGAAGGAATTTGTACCTACCGTGCTCCGGTTGGATATTTAAATGTAGGGAAAGCGGAACATAAACCAATTGATCCAATTAAAGCTCCAGTAATTAAAGCAATGTTTGAAAAATATTCTGAAGGCACATGGAGTCTTCATGATTTAACAGAATGGGCTAAAGAACAAGGACTCACAATGTCTCCTTCAAGGCGGAGAAGAACTTCTTCAGAAATGCTATCTGATGAAGAAATAAAACTTGAACCGATTTGCAGAATACCGACATATCAACAAATTCATCGAATTCTTAGTAATCCATTCTATATTGGAATGATTAATGACAAGGATTCTGATAATGGATTACGTCTCAGCAATAGTCATCAACCAATTGTAAGCAGAGAACTTTTTAATCGCGTTCAGTCAATTTTAGCGAAAAAACGAGTCAGTGTTCATTATACCGAAAAACTCAAATTGCCATATCGTGGCATGATTCGTTGCGGAAGTTGTCAGCGTATTTATACACCCTATGTACAAAAGGGCATAACTTATTACGGCGCAAGATGTGAAAAGAATTGCCTTAATCCAAATAAAAGTATTAATGCAAAATTCATTGAAGGTAAGGTAGGTGAACTTATGAGTAAGCTATATTATTCTGAGCAAGAACTTGAAGAAATTGACAAGCTTTTAAAAACCGATTTGAAAATCCTCGAATCTAAGCGACAAAAGTCCCTAGAGCAAACTGAACGCCAAAAGAGTAAAGTCCGTGAAGACCTTGCTTACCTTCGAGAAAACAGATTGCCATTACTAAAAAGCACAGTTTACACTCCGGAAAGCTTCATTCAGGAAGAATCAAAGTTAATGGAACGTCTCCAGAATTTGCATAATGAAGAAAACGCATCCGACATTGCGATTGATGAAGTAGTCAAAGACCTTGTGATTCTTTCCGAACTCTTAAAAGATGCTTATTTATATTATTATTATGCACTTCCGTTTGAAAAAGAAGAACTCATGCAAAAAGTCTTTTCCGAACTCAATTTATTTGATGATACCCTTACATACAAAGCCAAAAATGGATTTAAGCTTCTTGAAAGAAGCGAACACACATTATGCGGGTCTAGTGTGTGGGTTTCCGAACTTATTATGCTCCATTCGCTAGTAAAGATAAGTATAACAGAACTTAGGGGTTTTGCTATTTAA
- a CDS encoding type IV secretion system DNA-binding domain-containing protein encodes MDYENTPKNFNPEITYIGETTYRNQNKRFGIKQDDRLMHTYMIGKTGTGKSTLIENMIMQDIQVGRGCCLLDPHGDLVEKVVKAIPENRKGDLIYFNIPDAGLKLKYNPFRKVSIEKRSLVASGILDVFSKLWDSAWGVKLEHILRHAILTLLDQPKATIADIVEILLNKDFRTDALRYVKSESVKKFWDREFKEYHKYDLLPVLNKIGGMLVHPVIKRVLIDNPDEVSLRKAMDDKKIVLVNLSKGHVGADVSHILGALFITSIASASFSRVDTEEDKRVPFMVYVDEFHNFTTLSLIGMFSELRKFKVGMTMAHQYMAQLDPDIKSAVLGNAGTIISFRIGTEDAMLMAKEMYPEFDVEDFINLPNYKIYLKLMIDGKPSRPFSAVTIISS; translated from the coding sequence ATGGACTATGAAAACACCCCTAAAAATTTCAATCCTGAAATTACTTACATTGGAGAAACCACATATCGGAATCAGAATAAACGATTCGGGATTAAGCAAGATGATCGGCTCATGCATACCTACATGATTGGTAAAACCGGAACTGGAAAATCCACATTAATTGAGAATATGATTATGCAAGATATTCAAGTTGGAAGAGGATGTTGTTTACTAGATCCGCACGGTGATCTCGTTGAGAAGGTGGTGAAAGCCATTCCTGAAAACCGGAAGGGTGATTTAATTTATTTTAATATACCTGATGCTGGTTTAAAGTTGAAATATAACCCATTTAGAAAAGTTAGTATTGAAAAAAGATCATTAGTTGCCTCTGGTATTTTAGATGTTTTCTCAAAATTATGGGATAGTGCTTGGGGTGTTAAGTTGGAGCATATCTTAAGGCACGCAATTCTCACTTTGTTAGATCAGCCTAAAGCTACTATTGCAGACATTGTAGAAATATTATTGAACAAAGATTTCCGGACAGATGCATTAAGGTATGTCAAAAGCGAATCAGTAAAAAAATTCTGGGATCGGGAATTTAAAGAGTATCATAAATACGACCTATTGCCTGTATTGAATAAAATTGGTGGAATGCTTGTTCATCCGGTTATTAAACGAGTTTTAATTGATAATCCGGATGAAGTATCCTTAAGAAAAGCAATGGACGATAAGAAAATTGTTCTGGTAAATCTTTCCAAAGGGCATGTTGGAGCTGATGTCTCACACATACTTGGAGCCTTGTTTATTACTTCAATTGCTTCTGCTTCATTCAGCAGAGTAGATACAGAAGAAGACAAGAGAGTTCCATTTATGGTCTATGTAGATGAATTCCATAATTTTACCACCTTATCACTAATCGGAATGTTTTCTGAGCTTCGTAAGTTTAAAGTTGGAATGACAATGGCTCACCAGTATATGGCTCAACTTGATCCTGATATTAAAAGTGCAGTGCTCGGCAATGCTGGAACTATCATTTCATTCCGTATCGGAACGGAAGACGCAATGTTGATGGCAAAAGAAATGTATCCTGAATTTGATGTTGAGGATTTCATTAATCTACCCAACTACAAAATTTATCTAAAGCTGATGATTGACGGCAAGCCAAGTAGGCCGTTCAGTGCGGTTACTATAATATCTTCTTAA
- a CDS encoding AAA family ATPase codes for MELIDNAFKQLEKVIEEIKTYDNSIFSEQDSRIKIIDRILIEVLGYRFEDILTEARAGIGFLDYKIIIDNLPKLAIEAKKDGLDFNIDQSYSGRAFNLNGPVFKDKTVQEGLDQSIYYSAHNGIELSCLTNGRTWIVFRSNRLGDGKQVLDGKGFVFSTLESVQHEFKLFYELLSPEGISDLRFRALFQEVEGAEIRKKDFAKSIKDEYSLKVIPKKQHALDFDRVMNEFFSKLTGDSDPDLLKECFVETKESKVADKELLRISEDLIRRVHSLETEQAELLTEIIEKVRTTNRHEFVILIGSKGAGKSTFIQRFFENVIQQDLREQCIVIRIDLGLSDGNLSTIVDWLNTTLLEECERVLYNGKPSFEEIQGMFYFEYDRLRTGNWNKLYERDKDQFKIDFGKHIEERRETRPSEYIKRMIGDITKSRLKVPCLVFDNTDHYSIEFQETVFQYARSIYEREICLVIVPITDKTSWQLSQQGAIQSFENEVLYLPMPKPKKIIEKRIEFIQKRITTTGIEKGRYFLDRGIKLEISNIGEFVKFLQSIFLSDEYVAKWIGHFANYDIRRCLELTKDIIASPHLSLDELLKTYITGHSEENDRKYEIKPYKIKNALIKRVYTSYPINNHPFIQNLFYLTGNLNTSPILSLRALQVLMDRRNERSKEDNYIKVDQILDYFNAMGIDRSITSKHLDLLLKKGLIYSYDPTIINVSDSKKLEISPSGIEHYNWCLHDNEYLFDMIEVTPITEQSIFQNIESNYYSHNRKNVMLTFIDYIQTEDQTFCQVPSHIAYNGQDYILKRLNQRRKQINGWT; via the coding sequence ATGGAACTCATTGACAACGCTTTTAAACAACTTGAAAAGGTTATTGAAGAAATAAAAACCTATGACAATAGCATTTTTAGCGAACAAGATAGTCGAATTAAAATAATAGATCGTATACTTATAGAAGTACTAGGGTATAGATTTGAAGATATATTAACGGAAGCTAGAGCTGGTATCGGCTTTCTGGACTATAAAATTATCATTGATAATTTACCTAAATTAGCAATTGAAGCTAAAAAGGATGGATTAGATTTTAATATTGACCAGTCATATAGTGGAAGAGCCTTTAATTTAAATGGCCCAGTTTTTAAAGACAAAACTGTTCAAGAAGGATTAGACCAATCTATATACTATTCAGCACACAATGGAATTGAGTTATCATGTTTGACTAATGGAAGAACATGGATTGTTTTTAGATCTAATCGTTTAGGTGATGGAAAACAGGTGCTTGATGGTAAGGGTTTTGTATTTAGCACTTTAGAAAGTGTTCAACATGAATTCAAGTTGTTTTATGAGTTATTGAGTCCTGAAGGAATAAGTGATTTGAGGTTTAGAGCACTTTTCCAAGAAGTGGAAGGTGCCGAAATAAGAAAAAAAGATTTTGCTAAGTCTATCAAAGATGAATATTCTCTTAAGGTCATCCCCAAAAAACAGCACGCTCTTGATTTTGATCGTGTCATGAACGAATTTTTTTCCAAACTGACTGGTGATTCAGATCCTGATTTATTAAAAGAGTGTTTTGTGGAAACAAAGGAAAGTAAAGTAGCAGATAAGGAGCTTTTAAGAATTTCTGAGGACTTAATTAGAAGGGTACATTCACTTGAAACTGAGCAAGCAGAGCTGTTAACAGAAATTATTGAAAAAGTCAGAACTACTAATCGACACGAATTTGTAATATTAATCGGAAGTAAGGGGGCGGGTAAGTCTACTTTCATACAAAGATTTTTTGAAAATGTTATTCAACAAGACTTGAGAGAACAATGTATCGTAATTAGAATTGATCTTGGATTAAGTGATGGCAATCTTTCAACTATTGTTGACTGGTTGAATACTACTTTGCTTGAGGAGTGTGAACGCGTCCTTTATAATGGGAAGCCTTCCTTTGAAGAAATTCAAGGAATGTTTTATTTTGAGTACGATAGATTGCGAACAGGAAATTGGAATAAATTGTATGAAAGAGATAAGGATCAGTTCAAAATAGATTTTGGAAAACATATAGAAGAACGAAGAGAAACTAGGCCGTCAGAATATATAAAGCGGATGATAGGCGATATAACTAAGTCTCGACTTAAAGTTCCGTGTTTAGTTTTTGATAATACAGACCACTACAGCATCGAATTTCAAGAAACTGTATTTCAATATGCTCGATCTATATATGAAAGGGAAATATGTTTAGTTATTGTTCCAATTACTGATAAAACAAGCTGGCAACTTTCACAACAAGGAGCGATTCAATCATTTGAAAATGAAGTGTTATACCTGCCGATGCCTAAACCAAAGAAAATAATCGAGAAGAGAATTGAATTTATACAAAAAAGAATTACTACAACCGGTATCGAAAAAGGAAGATATTTTCTTGACAGAGGAATAAAATTAGAAATATCAAATATTGGTGAATTTGTCAAATTCCTTCAAAGTATTTTTTTATCAGATGAATATGTAGCAAAATGGATTGGTCATTTCGCTAATTATGACATAAGAAGATGCCTTGAATTAACCAAAGATATAATTGCATCTCCGCATCTTTCTTTAGACGAATTGTTGAAAACGTATATTACAGGGCATAGCGAAGAAAACGATAGAAAATATGAAATTAAGCCCTACAAAATTAAAAATGCCTTAATAAAAAGGGTATATACTAGTTATCCGATTAACAACCATCCTTTTATTCAAAATTTATTCTATTTGACAGGAAATCTAAATACTTCTCCAATTCTCTCGTTAAGAGCTTTGCAAGTTTTAATGGATAGAAGGAATGAAAGATCTAAGGAAGATAATTATATCAAAGTAGACCAAATACTTGATTACTTCAATGCTATGGGAATTGATAGATCTATCACTTCGAAACATTTAGATTTACTTTTGAAAAAAGGTTTAATATACTCTTATGATCCGACTATCATTAATGTTAGCGATTCCAAGAAACTAGAGATATCTCCTTCGGGCATTGAACATTATAATTGGTGCTTACATGATAATGAATATCTTTTTGACATGATTGAGGTTACACCAATAACTGAACAATCTATTTTTCAAAATATTGAAAGCAATTATTATTCGCATAACAGAAAAAATGTAATGTTGACTTTTATTGATTATATTCAAACGGAAGATCAAACTTTCTGTCAGGTGCCTTCTCATATTGCTTACAATGGTCAAGATTATATATTAAAGCGATTAAACCAAAGAAGAAAGCAAATAAATGGATGGACTTAA